The following DNA comes from Aquificaceae bacterium.
CCTGCATAATGAGGGTTCATAATATCAAGCTCAAGGTCCTGAGGGTTAAATTTTTTTGGAAAAGCATCAAGGAATATAACCTCACCCCTTTTCTCCTGCGTTCCAAAAATCTTCCTAAAAACCCTATGAGGCTCTCTAATCTTGTAGTCGCTAAGAATTATGCTTATTTCTGTCCCGTCAAGGGTTTCTGTAAGGCTATTTTTTGAAAACTCCTCCTCCTTTGAACTTAGATACTTATCAAGATAGTTAAGAGGCTCTTGTGTGGAAGCGAGTTTTTCCTTTATCTCTTCGTATATGGAAAGCAAAAGCACATGCCTTGCCAAGCCCTTTAGAGTTTCTCCCGGTATGTAAGGAATGCCATAGGTATGGTGAAAAAGAAAGCCGTTTTCCAAAAGGGACGGATAGCCCATACCTATAGCCAACCTGTAAGCGGTCTTTAGCTCAAAGGACTTTTTGCAGGGAAGTTTGGGAATGTTCACACGGTAATCTGTAAGCTCTTTCAATGTGGCATCCAGCTCCCTTGCAAACCTTTCAGCCTTTAGACCCTTTTCTAATTCATCCTCTGTAAATTTAGAAACCAAGACCTTGTAAAAGACAAGACCAATATGAGGCGATTTTGCCTTTGAGAGAAGCTCGCTAAGTTGCCTCTTAAAGCCAGCAGGTAGTTCTGAGAAACTATTCAGCCTGTTCTTCATACTTTAGCTCTCCTTCCGCTACTCTTTTTAGCCACTGTGCAAAATACAAGACCTTTCTTGTGTATAGTCTATATTCCTTAAGGTCAAGCCCTGAGAAAAACTTCACAAGACTATCCACTTGCTTACCTTCTATCTCCTTCAGATATCTCTTAATATGCTCTTCTATCCTCTTCCAAGCTTCGTCGTTTTGCTTTGACCTTATAAAGGCACAGGTAGTTAAAAGTCCGTTATGGACTATCATAGAGGGTAGCTTTCTTGCGTGTGAGGAATACTTTCCCTCAAAGCCTTTACCTTTGACCTCCGCCACGCACTCGTAGGCTAAGCCTGCCACCTTTTGAAGCATGCTCCTCATGTTTTCACCTCCCTTATCTTTACCCTACCCTTACCCGTAGTCATATCGCCACCAAGCCACATCTCTCCCGGCAAGGAATATTCAATGTCCTCATCAAGGAAAAGGTTTACAAAAAGCACGCTCTCCGCAGGCAAATACTCGCTCGTCCAAAGTGCACCGCTTGCCACCGTCCCCTTGTCTGGGTCTATCCTCACATGGGTTTGCACCTCTGTATAGTTTTGCACAAGCTCAGAAAAGACCGTATCGCTCACACACACCACCCTATGCTTATAGCCTATTCCAAGAAGGTCCACAAACTTTTTGAAGTCTTCTCCAGCCTCCCTTGCGTTAAAGACAAACTCCTCAAGCACCACCTTTTCGTTTATGGTTATCTCCATAGAGTAGCAGAGGGCTTCTGTATCCTCAACCTTTTGTGGAGGGATATCCATACCCACAGTGCGCGCAAACCTGCTTATAACATAGGGACAAGTAACCAACAGGAATATGTGGCTTAAGCTCCTCACAGGAAAGAGTAAGATGCTTGCATCACCAAAAGACACCTTTCCTGCACTTCCCTCTTCTAACTCTCCAGCAGTGCCAAAGACAGACCTTAGATATTCCAAGTCATCCTTTATCTTTTTTGTCTCATCCTCTTTTAGCTTTTTGCCTTTGCTAACCTCTTCGTCCAAGTCAGAGAGTTTCACTCCCGAGTTGGCAAGATGTCTTTTCCAGACTTCTCTGAGTGCATACTCCCTTGCAGAACCTTTTATGGCACTGCCGGGAACAAAGGGAAAGCCTGTGTGAACTTCTCTCATTATAGGCAGGTCTACGTGAGACAGCCCCTGACCCGCTCCCACATGGAGAGGAGTTAAAACCTCAATCAGGTAAGTTTTTCTTTTCATCCTTCCACCTCCATTGAATTCTTAATCAAGTTCTTTATAGGCTGTTCCATGTTTTTGAAATTTAGCAGAGTAATTGTATGCTCTTTCAATAAGGGCTCTAATTCCTCAGATAGTTCATCTGCATGGATTACGAAACACCTACTGATATCTATACCTAAGTTTTTTGCGTGACTTTCTATTTGCTCAAACGCTTTGTGTATGATTTGTTTGTTTATGGAAGACTTGTTTTCTAAAAGAAGAACTATATTTCCAGCACTATCAAAGACTATTACATCAACTTCATAATCACTACCATAGAATTGATATTTGAGAGACTTTACTATAACCATATCGGCACCAATCAACTTGTAAAGTTTACTCAAAGTATAAATTTCAAGCCAGTCACCCTTCATAAATTTTATAAACTCCTCACTTCTTATCTTTACGCTATTATTGGATGGTTTCTCATAAAATATATATAGCTCAAATTTTAATTGATTAAGTAAGCTTTCAAGGGTTCTATTTAGTTCTTGTTCCTCTGCAGAGAATTCAATTATCACAGGATTACCACTACTACTCTTTAAT
Coding sequences within:
- the cmr6 gene encoding type III-B CRISPR module RAMP protein Cmr6, producing MKNRLNSFSELPAGFKRQLSELLSKAKSPHIGLVFYKVLVSKFTEDELEKGLKAERFARELDATLKELTDYRVNIPKLPCKKSFELKTAYRLAIGMGYPSLLENGFLFHHTYGIPYIPGETLKGLARHVLLLSIYEEIKEKLASTQEPLNYLDKYLSSKEEEFSKNSLTETLDGTEISIILSDYKIREPHRVFRKIFGTQEKRGEVIFLDAFPKKFNPQDLELDIMNPHYAGYYTEKGKNPPGDWENPVPIKFLTLKKGTTFVFCLDYEPLGEEEPELLEHAYNLLRIGLENLGVGGKKAKGYGWFEA
- the cmr5 gene encoding type III-B CRISPR module-associated protein Cmr5 codes for the protein MRSMLQKVAGLAYECVAEVKGKGFEGKYSSHARKLPSMIVHNGLLTTCAFIRSKQNDEAWKRIEEHIKRYLKEIEGKQVDSLVKFFSGLDLKEYRLYTRKVLYFAQWLKRVAEGELKYEEQAE
- the cmr4 gene encoding type III-B CRISPR module RAMP protein Cmr4, which translates into the protein MKRKTYLIEVLTPLHVGAGQGLSHVDLPIMREVHTGFPFVPGSAIKGSAREYALREVWKRHLANSGVKLSDLDEEVSKGKKLKEDETKKIKDDLEYLRSVFGTAGELEEGSAGKVSFGDASILLFPVRSLSHIFLLVTCPYVISRFARTVGMDIPPQKVEDTEALCYSMEITINEKVVLEEFVFNAREAGEDFKKFVDLLGIGYKHRVVCVSDTVFSELVQNYTEVQTHVRIDPDKGTVASGALWTSEYLPAESVLFVNLFLDEDIEYSLPGEMWLGGDMTTGKGRVKIREVKT